In Panicum virgatum strain AP13 chromosome 4N, P.virgatum_v5, whole genome shotgun sequence, a single window of DNA contains:
- the LOC120670591 gene encoding protein VAC14 homolog isoform X1: MAADALCVIRGAMLPNLSNKLYEKRKNAVLEIEGIVKQLATAGEHDKISVVISLLINDFTYSPQATHRKQGGLIGFAAVTVGLTSEAAQQACCCLEEIHVKDIEQSNFQEKNQS; the protein is encoded by the exons ATGGCCGCAGACGCGCTCTGCGTCATCCGTGGCGCCATGCTGCCGAACCTCTCCAACAAGCTCTACGAGAAGCGGAAGAACGCTGTGCTTGAG ATTGAGGGGATCGTGAAGCAGCTCGCAACTGCTGGGGAGCACGATAAGATTTCAGTGGTCATCTCGCTGCTCATCAATGATTTCACCTACTCGCCACAAGCGACCCATCGGAAG CAGGGTGGGTTGATTGGCTTCGCAGCAGTTACCGTCGGACTCACCAGTGAGGCAGCTCAACAAGCTTGCTGCTGCCTCG AGGAAATCCATGTGAAGGATATTGAACAATCAAATTTCCAGGAGAAAAATCAGAGCTGA
- the LOC120670596 gene encoding elongation factor 1-gamma 3-like, which translates to MALVLHSGPGNKNAFKALIAAEYSGVKIELTKNFEMGVTNKTPEFLKMNPLGKVPVLETPEGAVFESNAIARYVARLNDGNPLFGSSRIEQAHVEQWMDFAATEVDPGVAWYLYPRLGYIPYSQTTEETAIASLKRALGSLNTHLASKTFLVGHSVTLADIVLTCNLYHGFARILTKSFTSEFPHVERYFWTMVSQPNFKKVMGDVKQAESVPPVPKKAAALKEPKAKDVKKEAPKEAPKPKVVEAPAEEEAPKPKPKNPLDLLPPSKMILDDWKRLYSNTKTNFREVAIKGFWDMYDPEGYSLWFCDYKYNDENTVSFVTMNKVGGFLQRMDLCRKYAFGKMLVVGSEPPFKLKGLWLFRGQEVPKFVMDEVYDMELYEWTKVDISDEAQRERVSAMIEDQEPFEGEALLDAKCFK; encoded by the exons ATGGCGCTC GTATTGCATTCTGGACCTGGTAACAAGAATGCCTTCAAGGCACTTATTGCTGCAGAATACAGTGGGGTTAAGATTGAGTTGACAAAGAATTTTGAGATGGGTGTCACCAACAAGACCCCTGAGTTTCTTAAGATGAACCCCCTTGGGAAG GTGCCTGTTCTGGAGACTCCTGAAGGTGCTGTTTTTGAGAGCAATGCTATTGCACGCTATG TTGCTCGCTTGAATGATGGCAACCCTCTTTTTGGGTCTTCTCGTATTGAACAA GCCCATGTTGAGCAGTGGATGGACTTTGCTGCAACAGAAGTTGATCCTGGTGTTGCATGGTACTTGTACCCAAGGCTTGGTTACATTCCTTATTCTCAGACG ACAGAGGAAACAGCTATTGCCTCATTGAAGAGAGCGCTTGGTTCTCTGAACACCCACCTTGCCTCAAAGACATTCCTTGTAGGGCATTCTGTCACTCTAGCTGACATTGTATTGACATGCAACCTCTACCATGGATTTGCACGGATCTTGACCAAGAGCTTCACATCCGAGTTCCCTCATGTCGAGAGGTATTTCTGGACCATGGTTAGCCAGCCTAACTTCAAGAAGGTCATGGGTGATGTCAAGCAGGCAGAGTCAGTGCCTCCTGTTCCGAAAAAGGCTGCTGCCCTCAAGGAGCCAAAGGCTAAGGATGTGAAGAAAGAAGCCCCAAAGGAGGCCCCAAAGCCAAAGGTGGTTGAGGCACCGGCAGAAGAGGAGGCACCAAAGCCGAAGCCTAAGAATCCTCTTGACTTGCTGCCACCAAGCAAGATGATCCTTGATGACTGGAAGAGGCTATACTCAAACACAAAGACCAACTTCCGTGAGGTTGCCATCAAAG GTTTCTGGGATATGTATGACCCAGAGGGCTACTCTCTGTGGTTCTGTGACTACAAGTATAATGATGAGAACACTGTCTCCTTTGTGACCATGAACAAGGTTGGTGGGTTCCTGCAGCGGATGGACCTGTGCCGCAAGTACGCCTTTGGCAAGATGCTTGTGGTTGGCTCTGAGCCCCCATTCAAGTTGAAGGGGCTCTGGCTCTTCCGTGGCCAGGAGGTCCCCAAGTTTGTAATGGATGAGGTCTATGACATGGAGCTCTACGAGTGGACCAAGGTGGACATATCTGATGAGGCCCAGAGGGAGCGGGTCAGTGCCATGATCGAGGACCAGGAGCCCTTCGAGGGTGAGGCCCTTCTTGATGCGAAATGCTTCAAGTGA
- the LOC120670591 gene encoding protein VAC14 homolog isoform X2, translating to MAADALCVIRGAMLPNLSNKLYEKRKNAVLEIEGIVKQLATAGEHDKISVVISLLINDFTYSPQATHRKGGLIGFAAVTVGLTSEAAQQACCCLEEIHVKDIEQSNFQEKNQS from the exons ATGGCCGCAGACGCGCTCTGCGTCATCCGTGGCGCCATGCTGCCGAACCTCTCCAACAAGCTCTACGAGAAGCGGAAGAACGCTGTGCTTGAG ATTGAGGGGATCGTGAAGCAGCTCGCAACTGCTGGGGAGCACGATAAGATTTCAGTGGTCATCTCGCTGCTCATCAATGATTTCACCTACTCGCCACAAGCGACCCATCGGAAG GGTGGGTTGATTGGCTTCGCAGCAGTTACCGTCGGACTCACCAGTGAGGCAGCTCAACAAGCTTGCTGCTGCCTCG AGGAAATCCATGTGAAGGATATTGAACAATCAAATTTCCAGGAGAAAAATCAGAGCTGA